The DNA sequence GCTGAGATTCCCAGCCTTTTTTCCAGCAAAGCCATGAGCAGGGACTGAAACTCATCACCCCTGCCGACGGTTTGAGGCGAAGTTGATGACGCCTTGGTTTCGATGTCGTCGGTAAACCAATAGCGATTGCGGGCAAAGGCATAACCAGGCAAAGGTAATTTTTGGTAAAGACTCGGACCCGGTTCTCCCGTTTCCTGAGTGGGTTGACCGTTCCAGGCTTTAAGCTTGGACAAAAGCTCATCATGGGATTGGGCCGAGAAGGAGCTGCGATGTTCGAATTCCTCGCGACCATGGATAAGATTTGCAGAAAGATCGGCCAGAGGCCACGACCGGGTTCTTGGATCCTCCAGCATGGCAACGAAATCCTGAATCCTTCGCGTCAGAGCTTCCGGGCTCCGACCTGAGAAGGGAAATAGCCAGCGCCTGTCGTGATGAACAGTCTGAAGCTGTGGCGTCGCAAATTCTTCCAGGACAATATGAGCGTTGCTGCCTCCAAATCCAAAGGAACTGACGCCGGCAAGACGCCTGCCCGAGGATTCCCAGGGAGCTGTGCGGTTAGGAAGCTGTAAAAATCCACCGGCAAGGCCCAGGTAGGAGTTCGCATTCTTCAGATGCAAATTGCCCGGCAGAAGCTTATGCTGCAGAGCCATCACAGCCTTGGCAAGACCGGCGGCGCCGGCAGCGGATTCCAAATGTCCGATTTGGGTTTTGACGGCTCCCAGATAACAATGCGCGGGTTCGCCGGTCACGCGGAACGCCTGCTTGATGGCATTCACTTCGATGGGATCGCCGAGACTGGTTCCTGTTCCATGAGTTTCCAAATAATGAAGCGAGCGGGTATCTATGCCCGCTTTACGCCAGGCGTCGACCAGCAGCATGCTCTGGGCTGTGGTATGAGGCGCCGTCAAGGACGTGGCCCGGCCGCCATGATTCACTGCGCTGCTGCGGATGACGGCGTGAATATAATCGCGATCCGCTTCCGCTTTCTTTAAAGGCTTCAGGATAAAAAGACCGATGCCTTCACTTCGCACATAGCCCGATGCACTTTGATCGAAGGTCTTGCAGCGACCTTCCGGGCTCAACATGCCCGCCTCATTCAAGGCGAGGCTAATATCAGGGGCAAGAATCACATTCACACCGCCGGCGATGGCCAGATGGCATTCACCGCGACGCAAAGCTTCGACAGCACGATGAACGGCCACCAGAGCGCTGGAACACGCGGTGTCCACCGTTTCACTTGGACCGTGCAGATTCAGGACAAAAGACAGGCGATTGGCCAGCATCGCACGCGCATTGCCGGTTGTGGCCAGGGGATGCGGGCGCTCCGGCTGCTCCTGCAGGAGCTGCGCATAATCATGAGTGGACGCGCCGATGAACACCGCCGTCGGCGACGATTTTAAATCGGAGGGTCGATAGCCTGAATGCTCCAATGCCAGCCATGCCGCTTCCAGAACCATTCTTTGCTGCGGGTCCATCAAGCGGGCTTCCCCCGGAGTTATACCGAAGAAAGCCGCATCGAAGGCCCGAACATCGCGCATGAATCCACCCCAGCGAAGAGCTTCGCCGGCGTTTAAACTCTGCCAGTCCCAACGCTCTTTGGGAACCTCCGCAATCAGGTCCTGGCCTGCGACCAGAGCTTTCCAAAAGTCTTCCATCGAGTCGGCTCCGGGAAAACGCCCGGCCATCCCGATAATCGCGATCGCTTCATCAGGCGCAAGGGGAGCTTCAGAAGGCTTCATTGGTGAAGGAGCGAGCGGAACCTGAGTCGGATGGCGGCGCCGCGCAAGATTGAAAACCAGATCCTCAAGAGTTCGGCTTTCAAAGAAAACAGTCGGATCATTTTCGATGGAGAACTGCTCGCTGATCTGGGCACTCAGGTAATTGAGCGTCATCGAATCCAGGGCGAGATCGCTGAGACTGGTTCCCAGTTGAAAAGCCTGGCCCTGACTCACGCGGGACAATTCCTTCAGAAGGAACTCGGCAATATCCTGGCCCATGAGCGCATCATCGGTCGGCGGCGTAAGGCTTGGAGGCGTTGCGGATGCTTGGGGGACCGCCTGACCGAGGGCACGGAAGAGGGCTTTGATCTCGTGACTCAGATAGAGTTTTTTGGACTGCAAAACCTGCACTTTTCCGGTATTCGTGCGCGGCAGGCCGCCGTCCTCTATAATCACGAAATCATGCGCTGTAAAACCAAACTCCTTCAGAAGAGCCTGGCGCATGGCTTCCACTTCGCGCTGGAAATCCATGATGAGACCCTTGGGAATTTCGAGGCAGACGATCACTTTTTCCTGGCCATCCACGGGAATGGCAAAGGAAATGATGCGGAGGATATCGAGGTAGGGCACGCTCTTACGAATGGACTGCTCAATATCCACAGGATAGACATTGTGCCCATTGATGATCATGAGTTCTTTCTGACGACCCGTGACATAAAGATAGCCGTCTTCATAAACACCCAGATCCCCTGTTCGCAGGAATGGACCGGGCAGACCTTCCAGCGAAAGCCCGAAACTTTCCCGGGTCTGCACGCTGTCTTTCCAATAGCCCTGCGCCACGCTCGGGCCCTGGACGCAGATTTCACCGACCATTCCCGGAGCGCAGAGTTTTTTCGTCTCAGGGTCTATGATAGCGATCCGGTTTCCACGCAAAGGTTTGCCGACAGGCACCACATTTTTTGCTGCGGGGGACTGCCGGGTGACCTTCTTAAAATGCCCGGCTTGCAGGGCCTGGGCATCGACGTAGACCTCGTCATCCAGATCGGCCATGACACTGACTACGCAGGTGGATTCCGCCAGACCATAAGCCACGGTAAAGGCGCTGAATTGAAAACCATAGGGAGCAAACTTGCGGGCAAAACGCTGCATGGACTCAAGATGCGCAGGCTCCGCCCCATTCCCTGCGATCCGCCAATGATCGAGCCTGAGGCCTTCCATATCCTTTTCGCGAATCAAAAGTGAGCAGGTATCATAGACGGCATTCGGTGCATTGGTCACATGGATCTCAAAATCCGAGATGGCCTGAAACCAGCGCAGGGGCTTTTCGATGAAGGCCAGAGGGCTCATGAGATGAACGCGGGCGGGATGAAAAAGCACCTGGAAGGTGCCGAGCAAACCCGTGTTATGAAAAATGGGAGCCCAGAAAAGATAATTGTAATCCTTGAGCCCGGCGAGTTTTTGATCGTTCGCTTCCGCCGTGCTCTGGGCATTGATCATGAGTTGCCCGTGGGAAACCATCACCCCCTTGGGCGCGCTGGTCGATCCCGAAGAGTACTGTAAATAGAGAAGGTCATCACGGGACAGGTCCGGTCTTTGCCAGTAGCGTTCATTGTCACGGCATTGGTCTATGTTGATGATTTCCAGGCCTTTGACGAGCTTGATCAGCTTCCGCATCATCCATCGTGGAAGGCGGCCACTGGTCATTTTCTGATCCAGTCGTTCGGCGATCATGGTGTTGCTGAGGATGAACCTGGCCTGCGTCGCATCCAGAACGGTGCGGAAGAATTTTTGCTTGGCATCATCAATCGGCGGAGGGACGAGCGTGAACACGGCGCCCGCGAAGATGGATGCATAGATGGAAAGGATATTGTCCTTGGCATTGGTGCCAAAGATCATGACCCGATCGCCTTTTTTGAGGCCTTTGCGCTGAAGAACGGCCGCGATGCTTTTCGCTGCCTGCAAGAGTTCCTGAGCGGTGAGGGATTCCGCAAGCCGCTCCCGCGCCTCATACTGAAGGAAGGTGAAGAGAACGCGGGAGGGATCCTCTGCGACCTTCTGTTCCAGGCATTCCATAAGCGAGAGAGCTGGCTTGAAGCTTGCCGGCTCAGGGGCTCTCCCCTTACGAATCTGCCGCAGCATCCGCATAAGGGTACGGCCTTCGCTCATTTCCAGAAACTGGGTGACACCGCGATCCATCAGCGTTTCCACACATTCCTTCCAGCGCAGCGGGTGGACCAGCTGCAGACTCAGAAGTTCAGGCAAGGCGCTGACCTCGACAGGCGCATGGGTCTCCTGCGCGATGAAGGTGATCCTGGGTTCCTGAAAGGTCTGCGTTTCGAGAAACTTTAAAAAGTGGTGCCGGGCGGCTTCCAT is a window from the Oligoflexus sp. genome containing:
- the fabD gene encoding ACP S-malonyltransferase, whose product is MLTLMFPGQGSQKKGMARELFLQFPDQLAKANAILGYSLETLCLEDPSEELDRTLYTQPALYVVGALHWLHYLQKGGAIPQFVIGHSLGEYPALFAAGIITFEQGLRIVMERARLMDSIQDGGMLACLGIPMERLQACLARHRFESIVIANHNSPEQIILAGQRSELEALQALITEEKQGRAILLPVSGAFHSPLMEAARHHFLKFLETQTFQEPRITFIAQETHAPVEVSALPELLSLQLVHPLRWKECVETLMDRGVTQFLEMSEGRTLMRMLRQIRKGRAPEPASFKPALSLMECLEQKVAEDPSRVLFTFLQYEARERLAESLTAQELLQAAKSIAAVLQRKGLKKGDRVMIFGTNAKDNILSIYASIFAGAVFTLVPPPIDDAKQKFFRTVLDATQARFILSNTMIAERLDQKMTSGRLPRWMMRKLIKLVKGLEIINIDQCRDNERYWQRPDLSRDDLLYLQYSSGSTSAPKGVMVSHGQLMINAQSTAEANDQKLAGLKDYNYLFWAPIFHNTGLLGTFQVLFHPARVHLMSPLAFIEKPLRWFQAISDFEIHVTNAPNAVYDTCSLLIREKDMEGLRLDHWRIAGNGAEPAHLESMQRFARKFAPYGFQFSAFTVAYGLAESTCVVSVMADLDDEVYVDAQALQAGHFKKVTRQSPAAKNVVPVGKPLRGNRIAIIDPETKKLCAPGMVGEICVQGPSVAQGYWKDSVQTRESFGLSLEGLPGPFLRTGDLGVYEDGYLYVTGRQKELMIINGHNVYPVDIEQSIRKSVPYLDILRIISFAIPVDGQEKVIVCLEIPKGLIMDFQREVEAMRQALLKEFGFTAHDFVIIEDGGLPRTNTGKVQVLQSKKLYLSHEIKALFRALGQAVPQASATPPSLTPPTDDALMGQDIAEFLLKELSRVSQGQAFQLGTSLSDLALDSMTLNYLSAQISEQFSIENDPTVFFESRTLEDLVFNLARRRHPTQVPLAPSPMKPSEAPLAPDEAIAIIGMAGRFPGADSMEDFWKALVAGQDLIAEVPKERWDWQSLNAGEALRWGGFMRDVRAFDAAFFGITPGEARLMDPQQRMVLEAAWLALEHSGYRPSDLKSSPTAVFIGASTHDYAQLLQEQPERPHPLATTGNARAMLANRLSFVLNLHGPSETVDTACSSALVAVHRAVEALRRGECHLAIAGGVNVILAPDISLALNEAGMLSPEGRCKTFDQSASGYVRSEGIGLFILKPLKKAEADRDYIHAVIRSSAVNHGGRATSLTAPHTTAQSMLLVDAWRKAGIDTRSLHYLETHGTGTSLGDPIEVNAIKQAFRVTGEPAHCYLGAVKTQIGHLESAAGAAGLAKAVMALQHKLLPGNLHLKNANSYLGLAGGFLQLPNRTAPWESSGRRLAGVSSFGFGGSNAHIVLEEFATPQLQTVHHDRRWLFPFSGRSPEALTRRIQDFVAMLEDPRTRSWPLADLSANLIHGREEFEHRSSFSAQSHDELLSKLKAWNGQPTQETGEPGPSLYQKLPLPGYAFARNRYWFTDDIETKASSTSPQTVGRGDEFQSLLMALLEKRLGISAAHLHENTDFASLGLDSISGLQLLGDLNRQAGFNLKPKALMDHPNIKSLAEFLKQERKGSTAAASTSGTHASLEVLDIRLPSDPASLKSLFQLKTWEDIDRLLRIKPELQIHILIRIASGKRLELMVSGRGAPLFLLPALGLGHGQWASQVDTLAPNFRVIAVTLPGHGRSETLNDHSLSGMARALHELLDGMQIKERVHIVGSSFGGWVGRMFAQHYPERMANLVLVCSPVLTTLPSLLDFQAHVLAEREDMSPALQEQYENALVGLDLEAFAEFFAKDAEDAARPHGPVLLIAGRKDRIANWAEIVEWGRDLADAEVALLDDGGHFPNLSQSAKFHERLVRFLDRNKN